The Nitriliruptor alkaliphilus DSM 45188 genome includes a region encoding these proteins:
- a CDS encoding ATP-binding protein has protein sequence MQFEILGPLVVAEDGERRDPSAGRQRRLLLALLVLRDDALHVDRLIDIVWGRDERLPARPAGALRTYITRLRHALEPEEVGGAPRMLVGGPDRFRLVLDGHELDAAVFEAELEHATALVDRDPQVALQAVERGLGRWRGPALAEVADESWAQPEAVRLDELRLSAKELRIRCLLDLGRHVGALVDLERHVREHPLRERPHGQLMVALHRCGRTLEATEVFRAFRDRLVEEMGLDPSPEFEQMHRRLLNGRDPEGSDTVGPAGAWNELPEPRTPLVGRDGTVQEIVDLLASVRLVTLTGVGGVGKTRLALEVARRVRQGGGHVVFVDLSVASNGRGVVDAMFAALRLPAAARNDALDGIVRVLRSRPVLLVLDNCEHVLDTIAVAIDRFTRDCPELTVLPTSREAIGIDGEHSYHVPSLQLAAGVALFTSRASAASPQRGPDPSEVDAVEEICRRLDGIPLAIELAAARTSHLTAAAIAERLDDRFWLLAGSRRSLGRHQTLQATMDWSYDLLEEDEQAVLRAAAVFVGGFDAEALAAVAERSDHGTLDRLATLVRSSLVEVDHSAAQPRYRLLETVRLYAQDRLADTGELAGRRRTHAQHVLAGAMAHPPRLADVDPWGTTTEDDTDLGNHLAALDWFDRNDALADLGHLAARISLVLGYDGFVDGAGRYLGRDDVAPALQDPEERALYLTASAINASYLGRFSGQLTFGEAALEAAIDPVVRGAATNMLANAHTVFDPRRIPQLVAEALADLPASAVMIRQGLRGQLALGLVREGRLTAAADILQTMTREGDGFAAAELMLVLLLLDEQQQALAVPRPSAIDPQLAFFDYRWSLTRAFVAVTEGKFGAAGRQLLDAADQIRTSPIKLLDTDVLLGCAALAYHAGDHHLASEILASFRGAVRSPASFAVYVHYRDLLKARLSKPELAAILEQAAHLDPAEVLDRELRSIATTYTTENR, from the coding sequence ATGCAGTTCGAGATCCTCGGTCCGTTGGTCGTCGCCGAAGATGGCGAACGGCGCGATCCTTCCGCCGGCCGTCAACGTCGACTGCTCCTCGCGCTGCTGGTGCTGCGGGACGACGCGCTCCATGTCGACCGGTTGATCGACATCGTGTGGGGGCGCGACGAGCGCCTGCCGGCGCGTCCGGCGGGGGCGCTGCGCACCTACATCACGCGTCTGCGGCACGCACTCGAGCCCGAGGAGGTGGGTGGTGCGCCGCGCATGCTGGTGGGCGGCCCGGACCGGTTCCGGCTCGTGTTGGACGGGCACGAACTCGATGCCGCGGTCTTCGAGGCAGAGCTCGAGCATGCGACCGCACTCGTTGACCGCGACCCGCAGGTCGCGCTACAGGCCGTCGAGCGTGGGCTGGGACGATGGCGCGGTCCGGCGCTCGCTGAGGTTGCCGACGAGAGCTGGGCGCAGCCCGAGGCGGTCCGGCTGGACGAGCTGCGCCTCTCCGCCAAGGAGCTGCGGATCCGGTGTCTGCTCGATCTCGGCCGTCATGTCGGCGCGTTGGTCGATCTCGAGCGTCACGTGCGTGAACACCCACTGCGGGAGCGGCCACACGGGCAGCTGATGGTCGCCCTGCACCGCTGCGGACGGACCCTCGAGGCAACCGAAGTGTTCCGGGCGTTCCGTGACCGTCTCGTCGAGGAGATGGGTCTCGACCCTTCGCCCGAGTTCGAGCAGATGCACCGACGTCTGCTGAACGGCCGGGATCCGGAGGGGTCGGACACGGTCGGTCCGGCCGGGGCCTGGAACGAGCTGCCCGAGCCACGCACGCCGCTGGTCGGACGGGACGGGACGGTGCAGGAGATCGTCGACCTGCTGGCATCAGTTCGTCTGGTGACGTTGACCGGTGTCGGAGGCGTGGGCAAGACCCGTCTGGCGCTGGAGGTCGCACGCCGGGTGCGGCAAGGCGGCGGCCACGTCGTGTTCGTGGATCTGAGCGTGGCGAGCAACGGCAGGGGGGTCGTCGACGCCATGTTCGCGGCGCTGCGTCTGCCCGCAGCCGCCCGCAACGACGCTCTCGATGGGATCGTCCGCGTGCTCCGGTCCCGGCCGGTGCTGCTCGTCCTGGACAATTGTGAGCACGTGCTGGACACCATCGCGGTGGCCATCGATCGGTTCACGCGGGATTGTCCCGAGTTGACGGTGTTGCCGACGAGTCGAGAGGCCATCGGGATCGACGGCGAGCACAGCTACCACGTGCCCTCGCTCCAGCTGGCCGCCGGGGTGGCGCTGTTCACCTCCAGAGCCTCGGCGGCCTCGCCACAACGCGGACCGGATCCTTCCGAGGTGGACGCGGTCGAGGAGATCTGTCGCCGGCTGGACGGCATCCCTCTGGCGATCGAGCTCGCAGCCGCCCGCACGTCCCACCTGACCGCCGCCGCGATCGCCGAGCGTCTCGACGACCGGTTCTGGCTGCTGGCCGGCAGCCGCCGTTCGCTCGGGCGGCACCAGACGCTGCAAGCCACGATGGACTGGAGCTACGACCTGCTCGAGGAGGACGAGCAGGCCGTGCTGCGTGCCGCGGCGGTGTTCGTGGGCGGGTTCGATGCTGAGGCGCTGGCAGCTGTCGCCGAACGCAGCGATCATGGCACGCTGGACCGTCTCGCCACGTTGGTTCGCAGTTCGCTGGTCGAGGTCGACCACAGCGCCGCGCAACCGCGCTACCGGCTGTTGGAGACCGTACGGCTGTACGCCCAGGACCGCCTCGCCGACACCGGCGAGCTGGCGGGCCGACGCCGTACTCATGCCCAGCACGTCCTCGCGGGTGCGATGGCCCATCCGCCACGGCTCGCCGATGTGGACCCGTGGGGAACGACCACAGAGGACGACACCGACCTCGGCAACCATCTGGCGGCACTCGACTGGTTCGACCGCAACGACGCGCTCGCCGACCTGGGTCATCTGGCCGCCCGGATCTCGCTGGTGCTCGGCTACGACGGGTTCGTCGATGGCGCCGGCCGCTACCTCGGCCGCGACGATGTCGCCCCGGCGCTCCAGGACCCCGAAGAACGGGCGCTGTACCTGACCGCATCCGCGATCAACGCCAGCTACCTCGGACGCTTCAGTGGCCAGTTGACGTTCGGCGAGGCCGCCCTCGAAGCCGCCATCGACCCGGTGGTCCGCGGAGCCGCGACCAACATGCTCGCCAACGCCCACACGGTCTTCGACCCGCGGCGGATCCCACAACTCGTCGCCGAGGCCCTGGCCGATCTGCCCGCATCGGCGGTCATGATCCGCCAAGGCCTCCGCGGCCAGCTGGCCCTCGGGCTGGTCAGGGAAGGTCGCCTCACCGCGGCCGCCGACATCCTGCAGACCATGACACGCGAGGGAGACGGATTCGCGGCGGCGGAGCTGATGCTCGTGTTGCTCCTGCTCGACGAGCAGCAGCAGGCGCTGGCGGTGCCGCGACCGAGCGCCATCGACCCCCAGCTGGCCTTCTTCGACTACCGCTGGTCGCTGACGCGGGCGTTCGTCGCCGTCACGGAGGGGAAGTTCGGCGCAGCCGGTCGACAGCTCCTTGACGCAGCGGATCAGATCCGGACATCACCGATCAAGCTGCTCGACACCGACGTACTGCTCGGCTGCGCTGCCCTCGCCTACCACGCCGGAGACCACCACCTGGCTTCCGAGATCCTCGCGAGCTTCCGGGGCGCCGTGCGCAGCCCCGCCAGCTTCGCTGTCTACGTCCACTACCGCGACCTGCTCAAGGCCCGACTGTCCAAGCCGGAGCTCGCAGCGATCCTCGAGCAGGCCGCTCATCTCGATCCCGCCGAGGTCCTGGACCGCGAACTGCGATCGATCGCCACCACCTACACCACTGAGAATCGCTGA
- a CDS encoding aldehyde dehydrogenase family protein yields MSIAMETERVAGTTIDPGQLWIDGDWTPAADGRRRDVLDPATGELVTTVAEAGAEDVARAAAAARAAFDDGRWSGQTPRQRAQVLLRAAALLRERAEEFAQLESLDVGKPLMFTRMIDIPTVVDTYEYYAGLAASLEGATRATSLPAHAYTQPEPYGVVGAITPFNFPMILSSTKLAAALVAGNTVVHKPAEETPLTALRMAQLLQEAGLPDGVLNVITGGGDAGAALVEDPHVDKIAFTGSTTVGRAVAAAAAEGPKHVTLELGGKGANLIFADADLDAAIETAIKGFVFNTGQFCMSGSRLLVERPVYEPVVAALRGAVEHVPVGDPFTDGVVVGPMAGPGHLSKVRAYLEQAAAAEVEITSGPEPTGSGFFVPPTVITGAAQDSAWVQEEIFGPVLTVQPFDSEEEAIALANGTPFGLAAGLQTKDVARAHRVAGALRAGIVWVNGWALLDPAMPFGGTGQSGYGRENGPEALAEYVRTKSVVINLG; encoded by the coding sequence ATGAGCATCGCCATGGAGACGGAGCGGGTGGCCGGGACGACGATCGACCCAGGCCAGCTGTGGATCGACGGTGACTGGACCCCCGCGGCTGACGGCCGCCGCCGCGACGTCCTGGACCCCGCCACCGGGGAGCTGGTCACCACCGTGGCCGAAGCCGGTGCCGAGGACGTCGCGCGTGCCGCCGCGGCGGCCCGGGCCGCGTTCGACGACGGCCGCTGGTCCGGCCAGACGCCGAGACAGCGGGCTCAGGTGCTGCTGCGGGCCGCCGCGCTGCTGCGCGAGCGTGCCGAGGAGTTCGCCCAACTGGAGTCGCTGGACGTCGGCAAGCCGCTCATGTTCACCCGGATGATCGACATCCCGACGGTGGTCGACACCTACGAGTACTACGCCGGCCTGGCGGCGAGCCTCGAGGGCGCGACCCGCGCGACCAGCCTCCCCGCCCACGCCTACACGCAGCCGGAGCCGTACGGGGTGGTCGGCGCGATCACCCCGTTCAACTTCCCGATGATCCTGAGCTCGACCAAGCTCGCCGCGGCGCTGGTGGCCGGCAACACCGTGGTGCACAAGCCCGCCGAGGAGACCCCCCTCACCGCGCTGCGCATGGCGCAGCTGCTGCAGGAGGCCGGCCTGCCCGACGGCGTGCTCAACGTGATCACCGGTGGCGGCGACGCCGGCGCTGCGCTGGTCGAGGACCCGCACGTCGACAAGATCGCGTTCACCGGTTCCACCACGGTGGGCCGGGCGGTGGCAGCCGCCGCGGCCGAGGGCCCCAAGCACGTCACCCTGGAGCTGGGCGGCAAGGGCGCCAACCTCATCTTCGCCGACGCGGACCTCGACGCCGCCATCGAGACGGCGATCAAGGGGTTCGTGTTCAACACCGGCCAGTTCTGCATGTCCGGCTCCCGGCTGCTGGTCGAGCGGCCGGTCTACGAACCGGTGGTGGCGGCGCTACGGGGCGCGGTCGAGCACGTCCCGGTCGGCGACCCGTTCACCGACGGTGTGGTCGTGGGTCCGATGGCCGGTCCCGGGCACCTCTCCAAGGTCCGCGCCTACCTCGAGCAGGCGGCGGCCGCGGAGGTCGAGATCACCTCCGGACCCGAGCCCACCGGCAGCGGCTTCTTCGTCCCGCCCACGGTGATCACGGGTGCGGCCCAGGACTCGGCGTGGGTGCAGGAGGAGATCTTCGGACCGGTGCTCACGGTCCAGCCCTTCGACTCCGAGGAGGAAGCCATCGCGCTCGCCAACGGCACCCCGTTCGGCCTCGCTGCCGGGCTCCAGACCAAGGACGTGGCTCGGGCCCACCGGGTCGCCGGGGCGCTGCGGGCCGGGATCGTCTGGGTCAACGGCTGGGCCCTGCTGGATCCGGCCATGCCGTTCGGCGGTACCGGTCAGTCCGGCTACGGCCGGGAGAACGGCCCGGAGGCGCTGGCCGAGTACGTGCGCACCAAGTCGGTCGTCATCAACCTCGGCTGA
- a CDS encoding ABC transporter substrate-binding protein, which translates to MQLQRLGAALVAASLVLTACGDGDDGGSSGEDPTPDQTQEDPDQPEAAEGQAVAAGSGPMIVQPGACGLGNGEEAAGEPIRLGGAATNIPGVDFTWVPKMAAIYFDCVNANGGIHGRPIEYSFEEGAPDPAVWQSIATKLVEQDEVLAIVGNTSLLECDVNTEYYASHGYRPIIAGVAPGCFLDDTWSAVNMGPYYSLLGATQAAVRAGAVDRLIAVSPDQPGMDFNNTAVESFAVLAGLEFESILEPVPIADPAAFAQRLVDAAGDGGGVIMNFTGPTVVPLLQAIRDQGLIDAVIWANSTPPNDPSVSQALLDCCGTDWNGKFLINAEFNVLDSGLPDNDKMLEIHAAAAPDFPVSSFAQMGYLVAKFTTEALLRMGPDAEYTVETVNQAIGALTDAESDMLCEPWYFSNDLGTGNVSNNTDRTVVPMDGAMVEFEGCFDIQATDENPLAQIRAAAG; encoded by the coding sequence ATGCAACTTCAACGTCTCGGTGCGGCGCTCGTGGCCGCATCGCTCGTGTTGACCGCGTGCGGCGACGGTGATGACGGTGGGTCGTCGGGCGAGGATCCGACACCCGACCAGACGCAGGAGGATCCGGACCAGCCGGAGGCAGCTGAGGGACAGGCGGTAGCGGCCGGTTCCGGTCCGATGATCGTGCAGCCGGGTGCGTGCGGACTCGGCAACGGTGAGGAGGCTGCCGGGGAGCCGATCAGGCTCGGTGGGGCGGCCACCAACATCCCGGGGGTCGACTTCACCTGGGTCCCGAAGATGGCCGCCATCTACTTCGACTGTGTGAACGCCAACGGGGGGATCCACGGCCGGCCGATCGAGTACTCCTTCGAGGAGGGCGCACCCGATCCGGCCGTCTGGCAGTCGATCGCCACGAAGCTCGTCGAGCAGGACGAGGTGCTCGCGATCGTCGGCAACACCTCGTTGCTCGAGTGCGACGTGAACACCGAGTACTACGCGAGCCACGGCTACCGGCCGATCATCGCCGGTGTCGCGCCGGGGTGCTTCCTCGACGACACGTGGTCGGCGGTCAACATGGGCCCGTACTACTCGTTGCTCGGCGCCACCCAGGCGGCGGTCCGTGCCGGTGCGGTGGACCGGCTGATCGCCGTGTCCCCCGATCAGCCGGGCATGGACTTCAACAACACGGCCGTGGAGTCCTTCGCCGTGCTCGCGGGCTTGGAGTTCGAGAGCATCCTGGAGCCGGTGCCGATCGCCGACCCCGCGGCGTTCGCCCAACGCCTCGTGGACGCGGCGGGTGACGGCGGCGGCGTGATCATGAACTTCACCGGACCGACGGTCGTCCCGCTGCTGCAGGCGATCCGTGATCAAGGCCTGATCGACGCGGTGATCTGGGCGAACTCGACGCCACCGAACGACCCATCGGTGTCCCAGGCCCTCCTGGACTGCTGCGGCACCGATTGGAACGGCAAGTTCCTGATCAACGCCGAGTTCAACGTCCTCGACTCCGGCCTGCCGGACAACGACAAGATGCTGGAGATCCACGCCGCTGCCGCCCCGGACTTCCCGGTCTCGTCGTTCGCCCAGATGGGCTACCTGGTGGCCAAGTTCACGACCGAAGCGCTGCTGCGGATGGGCCCCGACGCCGAGTACACCGTCGAGACGGTCAACCAGGCGATCGGAGCCCTGACGGACGCCGAGAGCGACATGCTCTGCGAGCCGTGGTACTTCAGCAACGACCTCGGGACCGGGAACGTGTCGAACAACACCGACCGCACCGTGGTGCCGATGGACGGCGCCATGGTCGAGTTCGAGGGCTGCTTCGACATCCAGGCGACCGACGAGAACCCGCTCGCCCAGATCCGAGCCGCGGCGGGCTGA
- a CDS encoding branched-chain amino acid ABC transporter permease, which translates to MPDLKPFLIIGLALGGVYAMSGVGLVLLYRTTGVLNLFYGAVGAVGSLVAWELINQHGWNQYLAFSAAIVLAGAITFLYGWFFGPPLADRDPLVKAAASLGLALVLLGLMQWYWTAEVRTLALPTSGWQYVSGWVRINLTQAIGVVFPIGIAIATVTFLDRTKVGTAMRALADHRDNAALLGIPVRKVEAFAWAGSGLLFGISGLLLANLVSMEIAALTFTLPVAALAAALIGRVESLAATVGAAFVIGVVQSLLGGIGALAQYRTSTPFLAAIVVLVYFGWRRQTEGRVA; encoded by the coding sequence ATGCCCGACCTCAAGCCGTTCCTGATCATCGGTCTCGCGTTGGGCGGGGTCTACGCCATGAGCGGCGTCGGCCTCGTGCTGCTGTACCGCACGACGGGAGTCCTGAACCTGTTCTACGGCGCGGTCGGCGCGGTCGGGTCGCTCGTCGCCTGGGAGCTGATCAACCAGCACGGTTGGAACCAGTACCTGGCGTTCTCGGCGGCGATCGTGCTGGCCGGAGCGATCACCTTCCTCTACGGGTGGTTCTTCGGCCCGCCCCTGGCCGACCGCGACCCGTTGGTGAAGGCCGCTGCCTCGCTCGGTCTCGCCCTGGTCCTCCTCGGCCTCATGCAGTGGTACTGGACCGCCGAGGTCCGCACGCTCGCCCTCCCCACGTCGGGCTGGCAGTACGTCAGCGGGTGGGTACGCATCAACCTGACCCAGGCGATCGGCGTGGTCTTCCCGATCGGCATCGCCATCGCCACGGTGACGTTCCTCGACCGGACCAAGGTCGGCACCGCCATGCGGGCCCTCGCCGACCACCGCGACAACGCCGCCCTGCTCGGCATCCCGGTCCGCAAGGTCGAGGCGTTCGCCTGGGCTGGTTCGGGCCTCCTCTTCGGGATCTCCGGGCTCCTGCTCGCGAACCTCGTGTCGATGGAGATCGCCGCGCTCACGTTCACCCTCCCGGTGGCGGCGCTCGCTGCGGCGCTGATCGGCAGGGTCGAGTCGCTGGCGGCGACGGTGGGCGCCGCGTTCGTGATCGGCGTCGTCCAATCGTTGCTCGGTGGGATCGGAGCGCTGGCCCAGTACCGGACCAGCACGCCCTTCCTCGCCGCCATCGTGGTCCTGGTGTACTTCGGCTGGCGCCGGCAGACCGAAGGCAGGGTGGCCTGA
- a CDS encoding LuxR C-terminal-related transcriptional regulator, with amino-acid sequence MTSSPHRLPATTTRLVGRRRELAEVRRLLGEARLVTLTGVGGIGKTRLALEVADQVRRAFPDGIRFVDLATVSDGEQVPEAVATACGVAERSTRPPLAQLADHLDGRRILVVLDNCEHLLDAVGALVDGLLRHTAAARVLATSRHVLGVPGEYLVPVAPLAVPDPAVVASAAAIREIEAVTLLIDRVTAVAPEFAVTDANAADVATLCRQLDGLPLAIELAASRLRTLSAEQVVHRMTRRFALLTGGSRTAQPRQQTLQSLVDWSYSLCEPAERLLWARLSVFAGSFDLAAVEGVCADAELPAESMVELLDRLVAQSLVAIEPGGQQVRFRLLETIRQYGRERLTEHGQVVALQRRHRDHYLALAERTAERWYGPDQAEALGRQRADHANLQAALETALADPADPAPALRLVVALRYHWCTDGYLTDGRRWLERVLHFAAPDDALRAEVQWVAAWVSLLQGDLPVADRHLADCRALAERTGDRRIAGFATSFQGTAALFRGDLELAADRLAEAVRDLDERGETDGQLWALFQLAITLSHQGHHDRAEATCRRSLEISAARGEQMCRSYTLWVLGFNTWRRGSPEEATQLVVEGLTIQRRFRDPVGVALMIEVLAWIAASEGALPLATSRLAAARAVWASIGTTIEAFGPPLVRHHDACVARLATGPTSRPDRTYAGRTVAVREIIDGVLAAVPAHGPGRRSEPQDLPVEVEPDHAEWSSGSGPDLCALTTREREVAELLAQGQTNRAIAASLVISPRTVDGHVERILAKLGFTSRTQVAAWLVTRRA; translated from the coding sequence ATGACCTCGTCGCCGCACCGGTTGCCTGCGACCACGACGCGCCTCGTGGGTCGGCGCCGGGAACTCGCGGAGGTGCGGCGGCTGCTCGGCGAGGCGCGGCTGGTGACCCTCACGGGCGTGGGCGGGATCGGCAAGACCCGTCTCGCCCTGGAGGTGGCCGACCAGGTGAGGCGCGCCTTCCCGGACGGCATCCGGTTCGTGGATCTGGCGACGGTCTCCGACGGCGAGCAGGTCCCCGAGGCGGTCGCCACGGCCTGCGGGGTCGCTGAGCGCTCCACCCGGCCCCCCCTCGCCCAGCTGGCCGACCACCTCGACGGTCGACGGATCCTCGTCGTGCTGGACAACTGCGAACACCTCCTGGACGCGGTCGGCGCGTTGGTGGACGGCCTGCTGCGCCACACCGCCGCTGCCCGGGTGCTGGCCACCAGCCGCCACGTGCTGGGCGTGCCCGGTGAGTACCTGGTCCCCGTGGCGCCGCTGGCCGTCCCGGACCCGGCCGTGGTCGCATCCGCGGCCGCGATCCGTGAGATCGAGGCCGTGACGCTGCTGATCGACCGGGTCACCGCGGTAGCGCCGGAGTTCGCGGTGACCGATGCGAACGCCGCGGACGTGGCGACGCTCTGCCGCCAGCTGGACGGCCTCCCGCTGGCGATCGAGCTGGCCGCCTCGCGGCTACGCACGCTCTCGGCCGAGCAGGTGGTGCACCGCATGACCCGCCGGTTCGCGCTCCTGACCGGGGGGAGCAGGACCGCCCAGCCGCGGCAGCAGACCCTGCAGTCGCTGGTCGACTGGAGCTACTCGTTGTGCGAGCCGGCGGAGCGGCTGCTGTGGGCCCGTCTGTCGGTGTTCGCCGGCTCGTTCGACCTGGCCGCCGTCGAGGGCGTGTGCGCGGATGCCGAGCTCCCGGCCGAGTCCATGGTCGAACTGCTGGACCGGCTGGTGGCGCAGTCGCTGGTGGCGATCGAGCCCGGCGGCCAGCAGGTCCGCTTCCGGCTGCTCGAGACGATCCGACAGTACGGGCGCGAGCGCCTGACCGAGCACGGCCAGGTGGTCGCGCTGCAGCGGCGACACCGCGACCACTACCTGGCCCTCGCCGAGCGCACCGCGGAACGGTGGTACGGGCCGGACCAGGCCGAGGCCCTGGGCCGACAACGCGCCGACCACGCCAACCTGCAGGCCGCCCTGGAGACGGCGTTGGCCGACCCGGCCGACCCGGCCCCGGCGCTGCGGCTGGTGGTGGCGCTGCGCTACCACTGGTGCACGGACGGGTACCTCACCGACGGCCGACGCTGGTTGGAGCGCGTCCTGCACTTCGCGGCCCCCGACGACGCGCTCCGGGCCGAGGTGCAGTGGGTTGCGGCCTGGGTGTCCCTGCTCCAGGGCGACCTCCCGGTGGCGGACCGTCACCTCGCGGACTGCCGTGCGCTGGCGGAGCGGACCGGGGATCGACGGATCGCCGGGTTCGCCACCAGCTTCCAGGGCACGGCCGCCCTGTTCCGCGGCGACCTGGAACTGGCCGCCGACCGGCTGGCCGAGGCCGTACGCGACCTCGATGAACGCGGGGAGACCGACGGCCAGCTGTGGGCGCTGTTCCAGCTCGCGATCACCCTCTCCCACCAGGGCCACCACGACCGTGCCGAGGCGACCTGCCGCCGGAGCTTGGAGATCAGCGCTGCCCGCGGGGAGCAGATGTGCCGGTCCTACACCCTGTGGGTGCTCGGGTTCAACACCTGGCGTCGGGGTTCGCCGGAGGAGGCCACCCAGCTGGTGGTCGAGGGACTGACGATCCAGCGGCGCTTCCGGGACCCGGTCGGCGTGGCCCTGATGATCGAGGTGCTGGCCTGGATCGCAGCCTCGGAGGGCGCGCTGCCGCTGGCCACCTCACGCCTGGCCGCTGCACGGGCGGTGTGGGCCAGCATCGGCACCACGATCGAAGCGTTCGGACCACCACTGGTCCGCCACCACGACGCCTGCGTCGCCCGGCTGGCGACGGGGCCGACCAGCCGCCCCGACCGGACGTACGCGGGCCGCACCGTCGCGGTCCGCGAGATCATCGACGGCGTCCTGGCCGCGGTGCCGGCGCACGGTCCGGGGCGCCGAAGCGAGCCGCAGGACCTTCCGGTGGAGGTCGAGCCGGACCACGCCGAGTGGTCGTCGGGCTCCGGCCCCGACCTGTGCGCGCTCACCACCCGGGAGCGCGAGGTCGCGGAGCTGCTCGCCCAGGGGCAGACCAACCGGGCGATCGCCGCGTCGCTGGTGATCTCGCCGCGCACCGTCGATGGCCACGTCGAGCGCATCCTGGCCAAGCTCGGCTTCACCTCCCGGACACAGGTGGCGGCGTGGCTCGTGACGCGGCGGGCCTGA
- a CDS encoding nuclear transport factor 2 family protein: MPSSDPATLVVDRLFEAFNAQDSDGVAGVFGDDVLYVLHNTGEELVGAEAVTFFEGYFGRETGERITDPFHAPDGRTYFHGRFADSYGSSAILVFDVEMDGDRLVSMGDRQRESEEYFAAGAIDRLYEAFNDQDIDQLTEELEGMTYRSPSGVEFTGVDAAEHWADSFGSVVTRTTGVFAIGNGAYGFVTEHRAPDSDRSTAYTVEVERSDGRITSMTERRLTS; encoded by the coding sequence GTGCCATCGTCGGATCCAGCGACCCTGGTCGTCGACCGGCTCTTCGAGGCGTTCAACGCCCAGGACTCCGACGGGGTGGCCGGCGTCTTCGGCGACGACGTCCTGTACGTCCTCCACAACACCGGCGAGGAACTGGTGGGTGCCGAAGCCGTGACGTTCTTCGAGGGGTACTTCGGAAGGGAGACGGGCGAACGGATCACCGATCCCTTCCACGCACCCGACGGACGCACCTACTTCCACGGCAGGTTCGCGGACTCGTACGGGAGCTCGGCGATCCTGGTCTTCGACGTGGAGATGGACGGTGATCGGCTGGTCAGCATGGGCGATCGACAGCGGGAGTCCGAGGAGTACTTCGCCGCGGGTGCCATCGACCGCCTCTACGAGGCGTTCAACGATCAGGACATCGACCAGCTGACCGAGGAGTTGGAGGGGATGACCTACAGGTCACCCTCCGGGGTGGAGTTCACGGGGGTGGACGCTGCCGAACATTGGGCGGACTCGTTCGGGTCCGTCGTCACGAGGACCACCGGTGTGTTCGCCATCGGCAACGGTGCGTACGGGTTCGTGACCGAGCACAGGGCACCGGATTCAGATCGCTCCACCGCGTACACCGTCGAGGTCGAGCGGTCTGACGGACGGATCACCAGCATGACCGAACGCCGACTGACGAGCTGA
- a CDS encoding NAD(P)-dependent alcohol dehydrogenase produces MLTTRAAVVEAPGAPFQVQDVTLDGPRPGEVLVEMVAAGLCHTDLGAQLGGIPFPLPGILGHEGAGVVREVGEGVTRVEPGDHVLLSYISCGRCGNCRGGHPAYCVTWVPDNLLMGVRADGSRTVHRDGTPIGGRFFGQSSFSAHALADERAVVKVDADAPLELLAALVCGAQTGFGTVWNVLAPRPGATLAIFGTGAVGLSALLAARQLPLAMIVAVDRVPERLQLARELGATHTVDTRRDNAAEVLAELTGGRGLDHAVDTTAVPALVRTAVDALGVGGRCAVVGAPPAGTEVSLDVQGLLPGKQVVGVTLGDGDPETLLPQLVALYQQGELPLERFVKHYPLAELNAAAADMHEGRTIKPVITFTN; encoded by the coding sequence ATGCTCACCACCCGCGCAGCCGTGGTCGAAGCACCCGGCGCCCCCTTCCAGGTCCAGGACGTCACCTTGGACGGGCCTCGCCCCGGTGAGGTGCTTGTCGAGATGGTCGCCGCTGGGCTGTGTCACACCGACCTCGGTGCCCAGCTCGGCGGGATCCCGTTCCCGCTGCCCGGCATCCTCGGCCACGAGGGGGCCGGCGTGGTCCGGGAGGTCGGCGAAGGCGTGACCCGCGTCGAGCCGGGCGATCACGTGCTGCTCTCCTACATCTCGTGTGGGCGCTGCGGTAACTGCCGCGGCGGCCACCCGGCGTACTGCGTGACGTGGGTCCCGGACAACCTGCTGATGGGCGTCCGGGCCGACGGCAGCCGCACCGTCCACCGTGACGGGACACCGATCGGCGGCCGCTTCTTCGGCCAGTCCTCGTTCTCGGCGCACGCACTGGCCGACGAGCGTGCGGTCGTCAAGGTGGACGCCGACGCGCCACTGGAGCTGCTCGCCGCGCTCGTGTGCGGGGCCCAGACCGGCTTCGGCACGGTCTGGAACGTCCTCGCGCCCCGACCCGGAGCCACCCTGGCCATCTTCGGCACCGGTGCGGTCGGCCTCTCCGCCCTCCTCGCCGCCCGGCAGTTGCCGCTGGCCATGATCGTCGCCGTGGACCGGGTGCCGGAGCGGCTGCAACTCGCGCGCGAACTCGGTGCCACGCACACGGTGGACACCCGGCGCGACAACGCTGCCGAGGTGCTGGCCGAGCTCACCGGAGGCCGGGGGCTGGATCACGCCGTCGACACCACCGCCGTGCCTGCGCTCGTGCGAACGGCGGTCGACGCGCTCGGCGTGGGTGGCCGCTGTGCGGTCGTCGGGGCGCCTCCAGCCGGGACCGAGGTATCGCTCGACGTCCAGGGGCTGCTGCCGGGCAAGCAGGTGGTCGGGGTGACGCTCGGCGACGGCGACCCGGAGACGCTGCTGCCGCAACTCGTCGCCCTCTACCAGCAGGGCGAACTGCCGCTCGAACGGTTCGTCAAGCACTACCCGCTCGCGGAGCTGAACGCGGCCGCAGCGGACATGCACGAGGGCCGGACCATCAAGCCTGTCATCACCTTCACGAACTGA